In Cydia pomonella isolate Wapato2018A chromosome 1, ilCydPomo1, whole genome shotgun sequence, one genomic interval encodes:
- the LOC133527997 gene encoding cell division cycle 7-related protein kinase-like: MRAWPMEIRGWSSLDCYMLAKILAKAFEIHRKIDEDCYTLAKILAKAFEIHRKIGEGTFSSVYLGSIKQDASVADGDKRWFAIKHLVPTTHPTRVAHELRCLRDIGGKNNVIGVELCLRNLDHVVFIMPYIPHQKFSEYVGDMEADELRQYMRALLTALRHVHTFGVIHRDVKPSNFLYDRERRRYALVDFGLAQHTAVPAQPPLAQPPPAHQHLKRTRDDDSVLPGAKRMALDLCVRRAAHSPAPAPAPAPVLAPTHGCACAGAGGVCGECAVWTPPRANRAGTQGFRPPEVFFKYPYQSTAVDMWAAGVILASALSGRYPFFRATDDLTALAEITELLGTEALQRTARALGCRLVTSTHRHGLCLRKLSARLRGARPGPGPAAPACAKCRRRNAGCVCRDDTPAYTHDPLRSVCGFPDAAFALAARLLEPDPRARITAAEALRHPFLAEPL; this comes from the exons ATGCGAGCGTGGCCGATGGAGATAAGAGGTTGGTCCTCCTTAGACTGCTATATGTTGGCTAAAATATTGGCGAAGGCCTTCGAGATCCACCGGAAGATCGACGAGG ACTGCTATACGTTGGCTAAAATATTGGCGAAGGCCTTCGAGATCCACCGGAAGATCGGCGAGGGCACCTTCAGCTCGGTCTACCTTGGCTCCATAAAGCAGGATGCGAGCGTGGccgatggagacaagag atggtTCGCCATCAAACATCTAGTGCCGACCACGCATCCCACAAGGGTGGCGCATGAGCTGCGCTGTCTAAGGGACATCGG CGGTAAGAACAATGTGATCGGAGTGGAGCTGTGCCTTCGAAACCTGGATCACGTCGTCTTCATTATGCCCTACATACCGCATCAGAAGTTTTCG GAATACGTTGGCGATATGGAGGCCGACGAGCTGCGACAATACATGCGCGCACTCTTAACCGCACTGCGACACGTGCACACGTTCGGCGTCATACATCGAGACGTGAAGCCGAGCAACTTCCTATACGACCGCGAGCGGCGGCG CTACGCGCTGGTGGACTTCGGCCTGGCGCAGCACACGGCGGTGCCCGCGCAGCCGCCGCTCGCGCAGCCGCCGCCCGCGCATCAACACCTGAAGCGGACGCGGGACGAC GACTCCGTCCTGCCGGGCGCCAAGCGCATGGCGCTGGACCTGTGCGTGCGGCGCGCGGCCCACTCGCCCGCACCCGCACCCGCACCCGCTCCCGTACTCGCGCCCACGCACGGCTGCGCGTgcgccggcgcgggcggcgtGTGCGGCGAGTGCGCCGTGTGGACGCCGCCGCGCGCCAACCGCGCCGGCACGCAGGGCTTCCGACCGCCCGAG GTGTTCTTCAAGTACCCGTACCAGAGCACGGCGGTGGACATGTGGGCGGCGGGCGTCATCCTGGCCAGCGCCCTGTCCGGCCGGTACCCCTTCTTCCGCGCCACCGACGACCTGACCGCCCTGGCGGAGATCACGGAGCTGCTGGGCACAGAGGCGCTGCAGCGGACCGCAAGGGCGCTAG GCTGCCGCCTGGTGACGTCGACGCACCGCCACGGGCTCTGCCTGCGCAAGCTGTCGGCGCGGCTGCGCGGCGcgcggcccgggcccgggcccgccgcgcccgcctgCGCCAAGTGCAGGCGGCGCAACGCGGGCTGCGTCTGCCGAGACGACACGCCG GCGTACACGCACGACCCGCTGCGGTCCGTGTGCGGGTTCCCCGACGCAGCGTTTGCGTTGGCGGCGCGGCTGCTGGAGCCCGACCCGCGCGCGCGCATCACCGCCGCCGAGGCGCTGCGGCACCCCTTCCTGGCGGAGCCCCTATAG